In Triticum aestivum cultivar Chinese Spring chromosome 5B, IWGSC CS RefSeq v2.1, whole genome shotgun sequence, the following proteins share a genomic window:
- the LOC123112184 gene encoding uncharacterized protein, with the protein MKWTTASTGGRRPLQLMHKLASPWRRSRAAHAHCHPLLPSSAGGLRGHNLGRCCLFHPAGRARGLSESDVSEVEMRWGQKILQRCCFFFCLLKVRWMSPPYVLMSSSTRVLFLFHPLKVFSLPSTLVLHYLDFLFCETANAKFCNDTFFKHCVRFFLGFSKHEVYRSEDEEKKNLSKRVKKIKDLIISCLGIHWTNDLPGAMIQNCMSLLGMDGSLCYPVSLGGKVVTRKRSLWQMRSSKDLKKVSCDDSIRNQSFKLGSFAERKYREWTSQGKEHAQYNGQRRNGNEAVISSLFPFLSGSHS; encoded by the exons ATGAAGTGGACGACGGCCTCAACGGGTGGGCGACGGCCGCTGCAGCTGATGCACAAGCTCGCATCGCCCTGGCGCCGATCTCGCGCGGCTCATGCGCATTGCCACCCTCTCCTCCCTAGCTCAGCAGGAGGTTTGCGGGGCCACAACTTGGGCCGCTGCTGCCTCTTCCACCCAGCAGGACGAGCACGAG GCCTTTCTGAATCTGATGTAAGTGAGGTGGAGATGAGATGGGGACAGAAGATCCTGCAGCGATGTTGTTTCTTTTTTTGCCTGCTCAAG GTTAGATGGATGAGCCCGCCCTATGTTCTAATGAGTTCATCTACGAGGGTGTTGTTCCTTTTTCATCCGCTGAAGGTTTTCTCACTTCCTTCTACATTGGTGCTCCATTATTTAGATTTTCTGTTTTGTGAAACGGCAAATGCTAAATTCTGCAATGACACTTTCTTTAAGCATTGTGTTCGATTTTTCCTTGGGTTTTCTAAACATGAAGTGTACAGATCTGAGGATGAAGAGAAGAAGAATTTATCTAAAAGGGTGAAGAAGATCAAG GATTTGATAATAAGTTGTCTTGGGATTCATTGGACAAATGATCTACCTGGAGCAATGATACAG AACTGCATGAGTTTGCTGGGCATGGATGGCAGTTTGTGTTATCCAGTAAGCTTGGGAG GAAAGGTTGTGACCAGAAAAAGGAGCTTGTGGCAAATGAGATCATCCAAAGACTTGAAAAAAG TGTCTTGTGATGATTCCATCAGAAATCAAAGCTTTAAATTGGGCTCATTTGCAGAGCGGAAATATAGAGAATGGACATCTCAAG GGAAGGAACATGCCCAATATAATGGCCAAAGAAGGAATGGAAATGAGGCTGTAATATCATCTTTGTTCCCATTTCTTTCAGGAAGTCACAGCTAG